One region of Rhodospirillaceae bacterium genomic DNA includes:
- a CDS encoding 4-hydroxy-tetrahydrodipicolinate reductase, translated as MAKQPAPKAAPAAAKAATPPAAKAAPAAPKVVAATAKAAPKPKRQLSGATRVGIAGCAGRMGQMLLKMLAQAPGVLVVGGTERRGSQALGMDLGALAGTEPFGITVGDDPAVLFDTADVVIDFTNPSATALHAGYAAKNGTAHVIGTTGLDADQQAAVARAAQRAPIVMAANMSLGVNLLELVVEQMARILDTEWDIEVVEMHHRHKVDAPSGTALALGEAAARGRGTTLRRVAKRGRDGQAGPRAKGEIGFAALRGGDVVGDHTVIFAADGERVEVTHKASSRELFARGAVKAVLWAAGKAPGLYSMKDVLGFSVGAQPANGG; from the coding sequence ATGGCAAAGCAACCAGCGCCGAAAGCAGCGCCGGCCGCAGCCAAGGCGGCTACCCCGCCAGCCGCCAAGGCGGCGCCGGCGGCGCCCAAAGTCGTCGCAGCTACGGCCAAGGCGGCACCCAAGCCCAAGCGCCAGCTCAGTGGCGCGACTCGGGTTGGCATCGCCGGCTGCGCCGGCCGCATGGGCCAGATGCTGCTCAAGATGCTGGCCCAGGCGCCTGGCGTCCTGGTCGTGGGCGGCACTGAACGGCGCGGCTCCCAGGCCCTCGGCATGGATCTGGGTGCCCTGGCCGGCACCGAACCCTTCGGCATCACGGTCGGCGACGATCCGGCGGTCCTGTTCGACACGGCCGATGTGGTGATCGACTTCACCAATCCGTCCGCGACGGCCCTTCACGCGGGCTATGCCGCCAAGAACGGCACCGCCCATGTGATCGGCACCACCGGCCTCGACGCCGACCAGCAGGCGGCGGTTGCCCGTGCCGCGCAGCGGGCACCCATCGTGATGGCCGCCAACATGTCGCTGGGGGTCAATCTCCTCGAACTGGTGGTCGAGCAGATGGCGCGCATCCTCGATACCGAATGGGATATCGAAGTGGTCGAGATGCATCACCGCCACAAGGTTGATGCTCCCTCCGGCACGGCGCTGGCCCTCGGCGAAGCGGCGGCGCGCGGTCGCGGCACGACCCTGCGCCGGGTCGCCAAGCGCGGCCGCGACGGACAGGCGGGTCCGCGGGCCAAGGGCGAGATCGGCTTTGCCGCTTTGCGCGGTGGCGACGTCGTCGGCGATCATACCGTGATCTTCGCCGCCGATGGTGAACGGGTCGAGGTGACCCACAAGGCGTCGAGCCGCGAACTCTTCGCGCGCGGTGCCGTGAAAGCCGTGCTCTGGGCCGCCGGCAAGGCGCCGGGCCTCTATTCGATGAAGGATGTGCTGGGCTTCAGCGTGGGTGCGCAACCGGCGAATGGCGGATAA
- a CDS encoding helix-turn-helix transcriptional regulator, translating into MPTMRNDQLHGTEEPLANSRVFSATSAEELHAMLQANNGASVVRVDGNGRNLAVIGNHCFLPHGELWFSRSSEQVIVNYPNDDVLRVRFWHSGTGATCRGRNTLQVAQGQAIASTAAAEVDFEAGFGQVCWRATKDRIEQKATALTGRPLGAALNIETALDLTKPAGGTLLSILSCMLQLANNADGRPLPIALGELEQAFIVGLLSAVAHDSQGRLDGPARGVAPWQVRRAEAYIEANWNRSITIEDLVDVTGTSARSLFRTFKENRGCTPLEFARGVRLEHARRMLENPDMDATVTLTATACGFGDPGHFAKEFLRAFGERPSVILARKRGMVAA; encoded by the coding sequence ATGCCAACGATGAGGAACGATCAATTGCACGGCACCGAGGAACCCCTCGCCAATTCACGCGTGTTCTCCGCCACCAGCGCTGAAGAACTTCACGCGATGCTTCAGGCCAACAATGGGGCCAGTGTCGTGCGGGTCGATGGTAACGGCCGTAACCTTGCGGTGATTGGCAATCATTGCTTTCTGCCCCATGGCGAATTGTGGTTCAGCCGTTCCAGTGAACAGGTGATCGTCAACTATCCCAACGACGATGTTCTCCGCGTGCGTTTCTGGCACAGCGGCACCGGCGCCACGTGTCGGGGTCGCAACACGTTGCAGGTGGCGCAGGGCCAGGCGATCGCCTCGACCGCCGCTGCCGAGGTCGACTTCGAGGCCGGTTTCGGGCAAGTCTGCTGGCGCGCCACCAAGGATCGGATCGAACAGAAGGCTACCGCCTTGACGGGTCGACCACTTGGTGCCGCGCTGAATATCGAAACCGCGCTCGATCTCACCAAGCCCGCGGGCGGCACCCTTCTATCGATCCTGTCCTGCATGCTGCAACTGGCGAACAATGCCGATGGCAGGCCGTTGCCGATCGCCCTGGGCGAGCTGGAGCAGGCCTTCATCGTCGGTCTGCTCTCGGCGGTGGCCCATGACAGCCAAGGCCGTCTCGACGGTCCCGCCCGCGGCGTGGCGCCGTGGCAGGTGCGTCGTGCCGAGGCGTATATCGAGGCCAATTGGAACCGGTCGATCACCATCGAAGATCTGGTCGACGTGACGGGCACCAGCGCCCGCAGCCTGTTCCGCACGTTCAAGGAAAATCGCGGCTGCACGCCGCTTGAATTCGCCCGCGGCGTCCGCCTTGAGCATGCGCGCCGCATGCTGGAGAATCCCGACATGGATGCGACCGTGACGCTCACCGCCACTGCCTGCGGCTTTGGGGATCCCGGCCATTTTGCCAAGGAATTCCTGCGCGCCTTTGGCGAGCGGCCGTCGGTCATCCTCGCGCGCAAGCGCGGAATGGTTGCGGCCTGA
- the dnaJ gene encoding molecular chaperone DnaJ, which produces MMKRDYYETLGVEKGADADALKKAFRKKAMEFHPDRNPGNTEAEAKFKELNEAYDVLKDEQKRAAYDRFGHAAFENGHGGGRGGGGGFDAGGFADIFDEMFGDFMGRRGGGQTRGRGSDLRFNMEITLEEAFHGKQSTIRVPSAVVCEDCNGTGGEKGAQPITCPACHGHGKVRATQGFFTIERSCQHCGGAGKVIEKPCKTCHGAGRTAREKTLQINVPAGVEEGTRIRLAGEGEAGMMGAPSGDLYIFLAIKPHRLFEREGANVHCRVPIAMTTAALGGHIEIPTIDGGRAKVTVPAGAQTGQQFRLKGKGMSVLRSQSRGDMYVELTIETPVNLSKKQKDLLAQFEAEGKKSGHHSPQSEGFFARVKEFFDSGND; this is translated from the coding sequence ATCATGAAGCGCGATTATTACGAAACGCTCGGGGTCGAAAAGGGTGCCGATGCGGACGCCCTGAAAAAGGCCTTTCGTAAGAAGGCGATGGAATTCCATCCCGACCGCAATCCCGGAAATACCGAAGCCGAAGCCAAGTTCAAGGAATTGAACGAGGCCTATGACGTGCTGAAGGACGAGCAAAAGCGGGCGGCCTATGACCGCTTCGGCCACGCCGCCTTCGAGAATGGCCATGGCGGCGGTCGTGGGGGCGGTGGCGGTTTCGACGCCGGCGGCTTTGCCGACATTTTCGACGAGATGTTCGGCGATTTCATGGGCAGGCGCGGTGGCGGCCAGACCCGCGGCCGCGGCTCGGACCTGCGTTTCAACATGGAAATCACCCTTGAGGAAGCCTTCCACGGCAAGCAGAGCACCATCCGCGTGCCAAGTGCCGTCGTGTGCGAGGATTGCAACGGCACCGGCGGCGAAAAGGGCGCGCAGCCGATCACCTGTCCGGCCTGCCACGGCCATGGCAAGGTGCGCGCGACGCAGGGCTTCTTCACCATCGAACGCTCGTGCCAGCATTGCGGCGGCGCCGGCAAGGTGATCGAGAAGCCGTGCAAGACCTGCCATGGCGCCGGTCGCACGGCGCGAGAAAAGACATTGCAAATAAATGTCCCGGCCGGTGTCGAGGAAGGCACCCGCATCCGTCTCGCCGGTGAAGGCGAGGCCGGCATGATGGGCGCGCCATCCGGCGACCTTTACATCTTCCTCGCCATCAAGCCGCACAGATTGTTCGAACGCGAGGGTGCCAATGTGCATTGCCGCGTGCCCATCGCCATGACCACGGCGGCCCTGGGCGGACATATCGAAATCCCCACCATCGATGGCGGCCGCGCCAAGGTGACGGTGCCGGCCGGCGCCCAGACCGGCCAGCAGTTCCGCCTCAAGGGCAAGGGCATGTCCGTGCTGCGTTCCCAGTCTCGCGGCGACATGTATGTCGAACTCACCATCGAAACACCGGTCAACCTCAGCAAGAAGCAGAAGGATCTGCTGGCGCAGTTCGAGGCCGAAGGAAAGAAATCCGGACATCATTCGCCCCAGAGCGAAGGGTTTTTTGCCCGGGTGAAGGAATTCTTTGACAGCGGCAATGATTAG
- a CDS encoding mitochondrial fission ELM1 family protein: MHHPGHMHHPAKALPRISPPIPAATVWLLQGARLGDNQQVLALGAALEARFGWRLVVKQLKFISGRYPAPDVAQNFARALDHVDLAQSDPIAADAGHPWPDLVIAIGRRMAPVARWIKAQNTPTGIHIQLGRFQAPFDSVDLLVTTPQYGLPAATNALHLSLPITAPRHLDPATLAMPAMASILTIAGPRIVMLIGGPSSPIGFDLADGERLLREGLAFAAARKGTLLVATSPRTPRAVVDLLRQELPAPHRFFPFEAGSGENPYPALLACGDAFVVTSDSVSMVADASLTGREVRLVELPVKAPRPLWQPSWPLAHWVGRRRNMRLVRGLGADWLDRWYEGEVRAARAQPTRHVPTIMNRLLRERHLALLSDPSPPRTDLAQLAAEELAMVSTRILALLTQRRTAALRTRMAVGPSVDNPSNDLGPRGIILAQPGAASA; the protein is encoded by the coding sequence ATGCACCATCCAGGTCACATGCACCATCCAGCCAAGGCGCTGCCGCGCATTTCCCCGCCAATTCCGGCAGCGACCGTCTGGCTGCTGCAGGGCGCGCGGCTGGGCGACAATCAGCAGGTGCTGGCCCTCGGCGCGGCACTCGAGGCGCGATTTGGCTGGCGCCTGGTGGTCAAGCAGCTGAAATTCATCTCCGGCCGCTATCCCGCGCCGGATGTCGCCCAGAATTTCGCCCGGGCCCTCGATCATGTCGATTTGGCCCAAAGCGACCCGATCGCCGCCGATGCTGGCCATCCCTGGCCCGATCTGGTGATCGCCATCGGCCGCCGCATGGCGCCGGTCGCCAGATGGATCAAGGCGCAGAATACGCCAACGGGCATCCACATCCAGCTTGGCCGCTTCCAGGCGCCGTTTGACAGTGTCGACCTGCTGGTGACCACGCCGCAATATGGCCTGCCGGCTGCCACCAACGCGTTGCACCTCAGCCTGCCCATCACCGCGCCAAGACACCTGGATCCGGCGACGCTGGCCATGCCGGCCATGGCGTCGATCCTCACCATTGCCGGCCCGCGCATCGTCATGTTGATCGGCGGCCCCTCCAGCCCGATCGGCTTCGACCTCGCCGATGGAGAGCGCCTGCTGCGCGAGGGCCTGGCCTTCGCGGCTGCCCGGAAGGGGACATTGCTGGTGGCGACCTCACCCAGAACGCCGCGCGCGGTCGTCGATCTGCTGCGCCAGGAACTACCGGCGCCGCACAGGTTTTTCCCGTTCGAAGCCGGCAGCGGCGAAAATCCCTATCCGGCGCTGTTGGCGTGCGGCGATGCCTTTGTGGTCACCTCCGACAGCGTCTCCATGGTGGCGGATGCCAGCCTCACCGGGCGCGAGGTGCGTCTTGTCGAGCTCCCGGTCAAGGCGCCGCGCCCGCTGTGGCAGCCGAGCTGGCCGCTGGCCCATTGGGTCGGCCGCCGTCGCAACATGCGGCTGGTGCGCGGTCTTGGCGCCGACTGGCTCGACCGCTGGTACGAAGGCGAGGTTCGCGCCGCGCGCGCCCAGCCGACACGCCATGTGCCGACGATCATGAACCGGCTGCTGCGCGAGCGGCATCTGGCGCTGCTCTCCGATCCCAGCCCGCCCCGGACCGACCTTGCACAGTTGGCGGCGGAAGAGCTGGCCATGGTGTCGACGCGGATCCTGGCCTTGCTGACGCAGCGGCGCACGGCCGCCTTGCGCACCCGCATGGCGGTGGGTCCATCGGTTGACAATCCATCGAATGACCTGGGTCCCCGCGGCATCATCCTGGCCCAACCCGGCGCAGCCTCTGCCTGA
- a CDS encoding PAS domain-containing sensor histidine kinase, translating into MTQDVQPEPARGGEYGSQPLPALPAGFTTALADRLRTALWVFDIDQARVIWANPAALRVWRADSLNELSARDLRRDMSPAVAARLKQYQEDFIASGATFSEVWTLYPQGKPQSLRCLFSGVRLADGRMAMFCEGLAEFNDTPEALRSAEALLHSSVMITLYDLDGHILYSNPAARSAAPSQNGDGRAPLVTRLADSEDHQRLVSTLQQAGEVRMVARVHTAQGLRWHEITARLCSDAATGAPAWLVSEVDVTESKEYQAELENNRAKLEQQARELRQAHQAAESASRAKSQFLAHMSHELRTPLNAIIGFSDVTRRGTFGMVEPPRYGDYAELIHESGRLLLDLINDILDLSKIEAGKMELKPALIDARDLAEASTRLISGMAREANVTLSTHVPPDTQPVYGDARTIKQVIINLLSNAVKFTPAGGRIQLAIRDQPEGGSAILVSDTGIGMTAEEIERALDPFSQIDSSIAQHHRGTGLGLALVKNLVELHGGRLIVESGPQQGTIVTALLPQEPVA; encoded by the coding sequence TTGACGCAGGATGTCCAACCGGAGCCAGCGCGGGGTGGTGAATACGGCAGTCAGCCGCTCCCGGCATTGCCGGCCGGTTTTACGACCGCGCTTGCCGATCGCCTGCGCACGGCGCTCTGGGTCTTCGACATCGATCAGGCGCGTGTCATCTGGGCCAACCCGGCGGCGTTGCGGGTCTGGCGCGCGGACAGCCTCAACGAGCTTTCCGCCCGCGACCTGAGGCGCGACATGTCGCCCGCGGTCGCCGCCCGGCTCAAACAGTATCAGGAAGATTTCATCGCCAGCGGCGCCACCTTCTCCGAAGTGTGGACCCTCTATCCGCAGGGCAAGCCGCAATCCCTGCGCTGCCTGTTCAGCGGCGTTCGCCTCGCCGATGGCCGCATGGCGATGTTCTGCGAGGGTCTCGCTGAATTCAACGACACGCCGGAAGCGCTGCGCAGCGCCGAGGCGCTGTTGCACAGCTCGGTCATGATCACCCTCTATGACCTCGACGGGCATATCCTCTACAGCAACCCGGCCGCCCGCAGTGCAGCGCCATCGCAAAACGGCGACGGTCGTGCCCCGCTGGTGACGCGCCTGGCCGATTCCGAGGATCACCAGCGCCTGGTCAGCACGTTGCAGCAGGCCGGCGAAGTGCGCATGGTGGCCCGCGTTCACACGGCGCAAGGATTGCGCTGGCACGAGATCACAGCGCGCCTGTGCAGCGATGCCGCCACCGGGGCGCCGGCCTGGCTGGTGAGCGAGGTCGACGTCACCGAATCAAAGGAATACCAGGCGGAGCTGGAGAATAACCGCGCCAAGCTCGAACAGCAGGCGCGGGAGCTGCGCCAGGCACATCAGGCGGCAGAAAGTGCCAGCCGCGCCAAGTCGCAATTCCTCGCCCATATGAGCCACGAATTGCGCACGCCCCTGAACGCGATCATCGGCTTTTCCGATGTCACCAGGCGCGGCACCTTCGGCATGGTGGAGCCGCCGCGCTATGGTGATTACGCGGAACTCATCCACGAAAGCGGCCGCCTGCTGCTCGACCTCATCAACGACATCCTGGATCTTTCCAAGATCGAGGCCGGCAAGATGGAGCTGAAACCGGCCCTGATCGATGCCAGGGATCTCGCCGAGGCCAGTACGCGGCTCATCTCGGGCATGGCGCGGGAGGCGAACGTCACCTTGTCGACCCATGTGCCCCCCGACACGCAGCCGGTCTATGGCGATGCGCGGACGATCAAGCAGGTGATCATCAACCTGCTGTCGAACGCGGTGAAGTTCACCCCGGCCGGCGGCCGGATCCAGCTCGCGATCCGGGACCAGCCGGAGGGCGGCAGCGCGATCCTGGTGTCCGACACCGGCATCGGCATGACGGCCGAGGAGATCGAACGGGCCCTCGATCCGTTCAGCCAGATCGACAGCAGCATCGCCCAGCATCACCGCGGCACCGGGTTGGGGCTGGCGCTGGTCAAGAACCTGGTCGAACTGCATGGCGGCCGGCTGATCGTGGAAAGCGGACCGCAACAGGGCACCATTGTCACGGCCTTGCTGCCGCAGGAACCGGTCGCCTGA
- a CDS encoding helix-turn-helix transcriptional regulator, whose translation MVLRLQMAHQGVGATWTGTTTMTAVTARQACISSAAVEIDFAEDFEQLVWRIPKGKLEQKLALMTGRPIGYALDFAPSLDLSTPQGIALKSVFDCLVQAAQTTPEPAASPVVVELEQAFIALFLSTVDHTGRALLEREAAGAAPWQVRRAESHIEANWDKPITIEDLASVAGTSSRSLFRTFKESRGCSPLDFVRRLRLDHAKRMLDKPDTVTTVTDVAFACGFGDLGRFARNSSEPLASDLPPSWRATAPPPMALQTRPMTASPP comes from the coding sequence TTGGTACTGCGCCTGCAAATGGCCCATCAGGGTGTGGGCGCGACCTGGACCGGCACCACCACAATGACGGCCGTGACGGCCCGGCAAGCCTGCATTTCATCGGCTGCGGTTGAGATCGATTTCGCGGAAGATTTCGAGCAGCTTGTGTGGCGCATTCCCAAGGGCAAGCTGGAACAGAAGCTTGCCCTGATGACCGGCCGCCCGATCGGCTACGCGCTCGATTTTGCGCCCTCGCTTGACCTCTCGACGCCGCAGGGTATCGCGCTCAAATCCGTCTTCGACTGCCTGGTGCAGGCGGCCCAGACAACCCCCGAGCCAGCGGCAAGCCCGGTCGTCGTCGAGCTCGAACAGGCCTTCATCGCGTTGTTTCTTTCGACGGTCGACCACACCGGGCGCGCGCTGCTTGAAAGGGAGGCCGCGGGAGCAGCTCCCTGGCAGGTGCGCCGGGCAGAGAGCCATATCGAAGCCAATTGGGACAAGCCCATCACCATCGAAGACCTGGCCTCGGTGGCGGGAACCAGCTCACGCAGTCTGTTCCGCACGTTCAAGGAAAGCCGTGGTTGCTCGCCGCTCGACTTCGTGCGGCGACTGCGCCTCGATCATGCCAAGCGGATGCTGGATAAGCCGGACACGGTTACCACCGTCACGGATGTGGCTTTTGCCTGCGGTTTTGGGGATCTTGGCCGTTTTGCCAGGAATTCCAGCGAGCCTTTGGCGAGCGACCTTCCGCCATCCTGGCGCGCCACCGCGCCACCGCCGATGGCACTTCAAACCCGGCCCATGACGGCCTCGCCGCCATGA
- a CDS encoding HAMP domain-containing protein → MPRKPSASPAPKLAEDFEAILAKAVKEGNSNAAILAGEGARQALSARLYVNMLLDRHEAAAAEQAEASFHALLKTIEQLEKVSATAGFKAEVDEVKALVPAYEAAFKSGEEIDEEIEKLVHEEIAEASEEVIADAEKIKAAAQAEETRIADEITTVVTQSEWTAIGFSVIGFALGLAIAWIIGRGISSPVKSLAGVMLRLSNGERDVAVIGANRKDEVGEMAGALQIFKENMIAAEKLRAEQQVEQDRQIERARRMGEEVARFDKVIAEVVNAVSSAATELQGTAQSLAATAEQTAQQSNTVAAAAEEMTQNVSTVASATEELSASIHEISSQVTESTRIVGQAVHQADDTNGRVKQLAEAAQKIGAVVTLINDIAGQTNLLALNATIEAARAGEAGKGFAVVASEVKQLATQTARATEEIATQVRSIQESTESSAGAIQNITQTINRVSEISTAIASAVEEQGAATQEISRNVQQAAAGTSEVTTNVLGVTEASQQTSAASTQVLSAANELSRYGETLRSEVNSFLHTVRAL, encoded by the coding sequence TTGCCACGGAAACCCTCAGCGTCGCCGGCCCCGAAACTGGCCGAGGATTTCGAGGCGATCCTTGCCAAGGCGGTCAAGGAAGGCAACAGCAACGCGGCCATCCTCGCCGGCGAGGGCGCGAGGCAAGCGCTCTCCGCACGGCTCTATGTCAACATGCTGCTGGACCGCCATGAAGCGGCCGCGGCCGAACAGGCGGAGGCGTCCTTCCACGCGCTGTTGAAGACGATCGAGCAGTTGGAGAAAGTCTCGGCCACTGCCGGTTTCAAGGCCGAGGTCGACGAGGTGAAAGCCCTGGTGCCGGCCTATGAAGCGGCGTTCAAATCCGGCGAAGAGATCGATGAAGAGATCGAGAAGCTGGTCCATGAGGAAATCGCCGAGGCCAGCGAGGAAGTGATCGCTGATGCCGAGAAGATCAAGGCGGCGGCCCAGGCCGAGGAAACCCGGATCGCCGACGAGATCACGACGGTTGTGACGCAGAGCGAATGGACCGCGATCGGCTTTTCCGTGATCGGTTTCGCGCTGGGCCTGGCCATCGCCTGGATCATCGGTCGCGGCATCTCCAGCCCGGTCAAATCCCTGGCGGGTGTGATGCTGCGCCTGTCCAATGGCGAACGCGACGTGGCCGTCATCGGCGCCAACCGCAAGGACGAAGTCGGCGAGATGGCCGGCGCCCTGCAGATCTTCAAGGAAAACATGATCGCCGCCGAGAAGCTGCGGGCGGAGCAGCAGGTGGAACAGGACCGGCAGATCGAACGCGCCCGCCGCATGGGCGAGGAAGTTGCGAGATTCGACAAGGTGATTGCCGAGGTCGTGAATGCCGTGAGCTCCGCCGCCACCGAACTTCAGGGCACGGCGCAGTCCCTGGCGGCGACAGCGGAACAAACCGCCCAGCAATCGAACACCGTTGCCGCCGCCGCCGAGGAGATGACCCAGAACGTGTCGACCGTGGCGTCGGCCACGGAAGAGCTGTCGGCCTCGATCCATGAGATCAGCAGCCAGGTGACGGAATCGACCAGGATCGTCGGCCAGGCCGTTCATCAGGCGGACGATACCAATGGCCGCGTCAAGCAACTGGCCGAAGCCGCGCAGAAGATCGGTGCGGTGGTGACATTGATCAATGACATCGCCGGCCAGACCAATCTCCTGGCCCTCAATGCGACCATCGAGGCTGCGCGTGCCGGTGAAGCCGGCAAGGGCTTTGCCGTGGTGGCGTCGGAGGTCAAGCAATTGGCGACGCAGACCGCGCGCGCCACGGAGGAGATCGCGACACAGGTCCGCTCGATCCAGGAATCGACCGAAAGTTCGGCCGGTGCCATCCAGAACATCACCCAGACGATCAACCGGGTGAGCGAGATCTCAACCGCGATCGCCTCGGCGGTCGAGGAGCAGGGTGCCGCGACCCAGGAGATTTCCAGGAACGTACAGCAGGCGGCGGCCGGCACCAGCGAGGTGACCACCAATGTCCTTGGCGTCACCGAGGCCTCGCAGCAGACCAGCGCTGCCTCGACCCAGGTGCTCTCGGCCGCCAATGAGCTCAGCCGCTACGGTGAAACCCTGCGCAGCGAAGTGAACAGCTTCCTGCACACGGTCCGGGCACTGTAG
- a CDS encoding DMT family transporter — protein MAQPSPKQGSLLRHPGWLEFGMLLGLALVWGSSFLFIKVAVSNGLPPLTLATARIAIGAAVLLSVARLRGQPWPSWSRSGAESGGAAIWLRLTFLGIIGNSLPFFLIGWGEQFTTSQLAAILMATIPLMVLILAHIMTHDEKLTAPKVMGVICGFAGVVVLVGVDALQGLGAQVIGQIAILGGCLSYTFYGVNARRLPQMGAEMTVGIILALGLLTMLPVWLYVDRPWELAPSGSAWFAVLWLGLLSTAFGNWLFFTLMRRSGASFASTNNFLVPVMGLGWGFFGYDEVPGTNALVALVLILVGLALPRLRRR, from the coding sequence ATGGCGCAGCCATCACCGAAGCAGGGTTCCCTCCTGCGCCACCCCGGCTGGCTTGAATTTGGCATGCTGCTCGGGCTGGCGCTGGTCTGGGGCTCGTCCTTCCTGTTCATCAAGGTCGCGGTCAGCAACGGCCTGCCGCCACTGACCCTTGCCACCGCGCGCATCGCCATCGGCGCCGCCGTGCTGCTCTCCGTGGCGCGGTTGCGCGGGCAGCCTTGGCCGTCATGGTCGCGTAGCGGCGCGGAATCCGGTGGCGCGGCGATCTGGTTGCGCCTGACCTTCCTCGGCATCATCGGCAATTCGCTGCCCTTCTTCCTGATCGGCTGGGGGGAGCAGTTCACCACCTCGCAACTGGCCGCTATTCTGATGGCGACCATCCCGCTGATGGTCCTGATCCTCGCCCACATCATGACCCATGACGAGAAGCTCACCGCGCCCAAGGTGATGGGCGTCATCTGCGGCTTTGCCGGTGTCGTCGTGCTGGTCGGCGTCGATGCGCTGCAGGGGTTGGGCGCCCAGGTGATCGGGCAGATCGCCATTCTCGGCGGCTGCCTCAGCTACACCTTCTACGGCGTCAACGCGCGCCGGCTGCCGCAGATGGGCGCCGAGATGACGGTTGGCATCATTCTCGCCCTGGGCCTCCTCACCATGCTGCCGGTCTGGCTCTATGTCGACCGGCCCTGGGAACTTGCACCATCGGGCAGTGCCTGGTTCGCCGTTTTGTGGCTGGGGCTGCTCTCGACCGCCTTCGGCAATTGGCTGTTCTTCACGCTGATGCGCCGGAGCGGGGCGAGCTTTGCGTCCACCAACAATTTCCTGGTGCCGGTGATGGGCCTGGGCTGGGGCTTCTTCGGCTACGATGAAGTGCCTGGCACCAACGCACTGGTGGCGCTGGTGCTGATCCTGGTCGGCCTGGCTTTGCCGCGATTGCGGCGGCGCTGA